The following coding sequences lie in one Equus quagga isolate Etosha38 unplaced genomic scaffold, UCLA_HA_Equagga_1.0 HiC_scaffold_354_RagTag, whole genome shotgun sequence genomic window:
- the LOC124232231 gene encoding cationic amino acid transporter 4-like yields MAWELPSTASLVRFCQKLNRLKSLEEPTKETPLQRHLTTLDLILLGVGGMVGSGFYVLTGSVAKEMAGPAVLVSFSIAAVASLLAALCNAEFGAWMPHAGSAYVFTYVSMGELCAFLIGWNILLQYLISGAAVTCAWSSYLDAIFSHRIHSFTMAHVGIWQVPFLAQYPDFLAAGMVLLASAFVSCGARVPSWLNHMLLLINLLVILFIIILGFVLARPHNWSADEGGFAPFGFSGVMAGAATCCYAFMGFEDIAASSEEAQNPKRAVPMAITISLGLVAGAYILASTVLTLMVPWHSLDPGSALTDAFFQRGYSWAGFIVTAGAISAMNTILLSDIFSLPRLVHVMATDGLFFQVFAHVHPQTQVPVVGILVFGVLMAFLALLLDLQGLFQLLSISVLLAYTFQATGIIVLRFHKSPPANSLDPGSPVGTEQASAPEPGQLRPALRPYLECLGGCRPGAAVAWALSVLLASAITLDCVLVFGKSALHLPPWGHTLLLLLSSVVFLLSLLVLGAHQQQHREDTFQVPMVPLTPALSILLNVFLMLQLSSLTWLCLCIWLLIGLVVYFGYGIWHSKENRQEQPGLTATRGSLEETVQTLQPLSQAPAQDPGNTEQPTSS; encoded by the exons ATGGCCTGGGAACTGCCCAGCACCGCCAGCCTGGTGCGCTTCTGCCAGAAGCTGAACCGGCTGAAGTCACTGGAGGAGCCCACCAAAGAGACGCCACTGCAGCGCCACCTGACCACACTGGACCTGATCCTGCTGGGTGTGGGTGGCATGGTGGGCTCAGGCTTCTATGTGCTTACGGGCTCTGTGGCCAAGGAGATGGCTGGCCCTGCGGTGCTCGTGTCCTTCAGCATTGCTGCTGTGGCCTCCCTGCTGGCAGCCCTATGCAATGCGGAGTTTGGGGCCTGGATGCCCCACGCGGGCTCTGCCTACGTATTCACCTATGTGTCCATGGGAGAGCTGTGTGCCTTCCTCATTGGCTGGAACATACTCCTCCAGTATCTAATTAGTGGCGCTGCTGTGACCTGTGCCTGGAGCAGCTACTTGGACGCCATCTTCAGCCACAGAATCCACAGCTTCACCATGGCCCATGTGGGTATCTGGCAGGTGCCCTTCCTGGCACAGTACCCAGACTTCTTGGCTGCTGGCATGGTACTTTTGGCCTCTGCATTTGTATCCTGTGGAGCTCGTGTCCCTTCCTGGCTCAACCACATGCTGCTTCTCATCAACCTGCTCgtcatcctcttcatcatcatcctggGGTTTGTCCTAGCCCGCCCGCACAACTGGAGTGCTGATGAGGGTGGCTTTGCACCCTTCGGCTTCTCTGGTGTCATGGCCGGTGCCGCCACCTGCTGCTATGCCTTCATGGGCTTTGAAGACATTGCTGCCTCCAGCGAGGAGGCCCAGAACCCAAAGCGAGCTGTGCCTATGGCCATCACCATCTCCCTTGGCCTGGTGGCTGGTGCCTACATCCTTGCCTCCACTGTGCTCACCCTCATGGTGCCCTGGCACAGCCTGGACCCTGGCTCGGCGCTCACTGATGCCTTCTTCCAGCGGGGCTACAGCTGGGCAGGCTTCATTGTGACAGCTGGCGCTATCTCTG CCATGAACACCATCCTGCTCAGTGACATCTTTTCCCTGCCACGCCTCGTACACGTCATGGCCACCGATGGGCTCTTCTTCCAGGTGTTTGCCCATGTGCATCCCCAGACGCAGGTCCCTGTAGTGGGCATCTTGGTATTTGGGGTCCTCATGGCTTTCCTGGCGCTGCTGCTGGACCTCCAGGGACTGTTCCAGTTGTTGTCCATCAGTGTATTGCTAGCCTACACCTTCCAGGCCACAGGCATTATTGTGCTACGCTTCCACAAGTCCCCTCCAGCCAATTCCCTGGACCCAGGCAGTCctgtgggcacagagcaggcctcAGCCCCTGAGCCCGGGCAGCTGCGACCAGCCCTGAGACCCTACCTTGAATGCCTGGGTGGGTGCAGACCTGGAGCTGCAGTGGCTTGGGCACTGAGTGTCCTGTTGGCCTCGGCCATCACTCTGGACTGCGTGCTGGTCTTTGGGAAGTCGGCCCTGCACCTCCCACCCTGGGGCCacaccctgctgctcctgctcagtTCCGTCGTgtttctgctcagtctcctcgtcCTGGGGGCCCACCAGCAACAGCACCGAGAGGACACCTTTCAG GTTCCCATGGTGCCCTTGACTCCAGCCCTGAGCATCCTCCTCAACGTCTTCCTCATGCTGCAGCTGAGCTCCCTGACCTGGCTGTGCTTGTGCATCTGGCTGCTGATTG GACTCGTGGTGTATTTTGGCTATGGCATCTGGCACAGCAAGGAGAACCGGCAGGAGCAGCCAGGGTTGACTGCCACACGCGGAAGCCTGGAGGAGACAGTGCAGACCCTGCAGCCCCTCAGCCAGGCACCGGCCCAGGACCCTGGCAACACAGAGCAGCCCACCAGTTCATGA